atctgcctctgactgaacccccccacatctgcctctgactgaacctccccACCACCACTACATCTGCCTCCGACTGAACCcccccacatctgcctctgaccgaacccccccaccaccacccccatctgcctctgtctgaaccccccaccactgctgcctctgactgacccccccaaccctcaccactgctgcctctgactgaaccctcccaccaccaccatcaccactacctctgactgaacccccccaccaccgctgcctcggACTAAACTTCCTGATAAATACAATTATAGTTTTAATTGtcttgatataaaataatggatgttggGACCTTTTGGTGggcgtaatttttttttcttatatttgctCGTAGTatcctttaaatataaaaaaaatgaagcacacttggcaaagagaaaaaaaacatactaCTACAGAAAGCTTAACCAAAGTCCAGCTCATTACAAAATTTCCATGTTTATGAAAAGCACATAAGCGCAATATATCAATATTTGACCAAAGATAGAAAGAGAATAAATATATTGGATTGTTCTTTGCTTCTGTGTTTAATTAAAGAAAACTACACCACAAATCAAACATTCTGTTAAATGCTATAGAAACAGCTGCTAAATGGGTGATAAAACTCACAAAGGAAAGGATGCATGAAAAGGACACGAGGATGGCTGGGCTATTAAGAAAAAATAGCCTAGTCATAAAGAACACATAAACACGTTTTTagtgtggccttttattgtggccaacctaaggcacatctgtgcaataatcatgctgtctaatcataATCATATAAAGGCAAGTTACACTATAGGGGAGAATCTCTAGGGGTTTCCAGTATGGAGATGGAtttaggggtcctagtagaagacagactgagcaatagaatGCTGTGTCAAGCTGCAGCTTCCAaaaccagcagaatattagcatgcattaaaaagggaatttactccagggataaaacgattatgctgccactttataaaactctggttcggccacatctggagtattacATCCAGttatggtcaccaatcctcagaaaggatgtgctggagctggagaaagtctagagaagggcaactaaattaatatggggactggaggacctcacttatgaggaacgactacaagcgctaaatttttTCTTCCCTggaaaagagatgcttgagagcCACTAATCTCACACAGGTACACAAACCAGTGACGCAGTGCGACTTGAGCCTATTTAAAGTTAATGGGCTTAAACCGCAccgcactgaatcgcatgtgaattgcacaggaatgaaATGCTgtttctgtgcaattcacatgcgggcTATAGTGTAAACTGGGGCTAAATCACAGTTTCTCTCTCTTTGTAAAAACATACCTTCTATGCACAGCAGCAGCAAGAATGAAAATCCCTGGGGCAGCAAAGAAAAGGGTTAAGCTTCTCAACTGCTCTCTTGGCTCTTCTCTTCCCACTAGCCAGGCAAaactctttaaagcggttgtaaaccctaggCTCCGAGATCACAGCagacggtgactgtagccatgaaattaagagacacTTGTTCCTTGGGAGGAAACCAATGGCAAACCTAGGCAAcaatataaaaagcagagacatcaccctaccgacagTGCTGTATAGTCAAaactatggtattcccagtagtaacctatggctgtgagaGTTGGACCACAAGGAAGGCTAAATGCCAAAGAATTGATGGTTTTGAACTActgtgttggagaagactcttgaaagtcccttggatggcaagaagatcaaaccagtcaggCCACTTAATACGAAGAGAGGACACATTGgtaaagaccctgatgctgggaaacagggaaggaaaaaggagaagaagatgACAGAAaataagatggatagatagcatcatcgaaacaatgaacaggaagttaagcaagctccgggaggtagtggaggacagaaaagcctggtgtgctatggtccatgaggtcacaaagagtcGGACATGACTAAAGGACTGAACAACAAAACccagcttggtcatttttacctacaggtaagcctttaacaaggcttacctgtaggtaaaattaatatctcctaaggtgcaccatttaggagatattcactctgcatgcagccagtgacatcactggcacattcGCTCTAAAGGTCCAGCATACCTTGCAagaacttcagagctttgtgccaaaACCAAGGGCTCCCATGTGGGAGTGACGtaatcacggctctggccaatcgCATAGCCGGAGCTCACGAACGCGGAAGAAAgacagccctctcagcggtgactttaCATCGCTGGAGGGCTACGTTCCAAGGttaatgcaatgcatactagcacattatgccattgtcttgcaggtttttttttttttaacatccacaGTTTACAACTAGTTTAAGAAAATAAAACATATAGAACCTAGTGAGTGTGTTCTTTATCCAAAAGTACACTTTCAAATTTAATCATCAGTACAAGACTTTTGTATAGTACTGacttttgcatttaggaaatataTTGTACGCACATGTCAGGTAAACACTGTTTTACAGAAGCAACTGTGTTTACACCGCTACGGCTGTGTATGGCAGTCTGTACATACTAGCTGTGGCTACCAGGACATGGAAAGGCTTGGAGAATTCTACACTAGACATATAAAATTCCTGCAAATATCCACATGCATGAAGCCTTAATCATTatcagttttgtgtttaaaaatgtACAAAGCACAAACAAGCACATCTGTTTGTATAAATCACAAACaaataaattattgtatttatACGCAAGTATGTTTTTTAGCATATTTTGTattcttctattattattattattatgtctcCACCTCTAGCACGTGCAGTCATTGTGCATAGATTAAATATGAAAGCAGGCAGCACTGTTAGTACACATTGATATACTAGGGAGTGTCATAATGACTATGCAGTTCATATCTTTTTTCATCTGAGCAGTGTGTGTTAATTGTTTGTTAAGTGATATGAATTTTCGGAGTGTTTAGACTATGATATGTGTTAGGCTACAAATCTCCAGAGTATGTACTTGCACTGTATCTATGGGATGTTCTCCCTGGTTTTGAAAAACTTGTGCCACAGCCAGCACTGTTATCAGTACATCTAAATAGCTTTGGCACCAGAGTGTGAGAACTGACATTGTAACATAGAGACACTAAATTTAGAAGTGTAATCACCTCCAGGATCCTGGAATCAGAAAGCATGCAGAAAACCAGCtcagttcactcttcagtttttcCTCTTTATACAACTTCCTGTTCTTCTGACAGAACAGACAGCTTATGGTTCCTATCTATCATAAACACATAAGATAAGAAGGTTTATACAATGGTACTGGATAGATTGCAGTCATCCCACAACCAGAGCAACTTCACCTGCTGCTTCTTTGAGGACCCTGTGCTCTCCTACTTGCTTCCTCCAATTCTGATCATCATCTTTGTTTTGGGATCATTATTTAATGGCGTTGCTTTGTGGGCCTTTTGCTTTCACATCAAGACTTGGAAATCTAGCACGGTCTATCTCTTCAACCTGTCAGTGGCCGATTTCTTGCTCATAATCTGCTTGCCCTTCAGAACAGACTATTACTTGAAGAAGAAAATCTGGCTCTATGAAGATGTCCCATGCAGGGTGATGCTGTTCATGTTTGCTATGAACAGGGCAGGAAGCATCTTTTTTCTTACACTAGTTGGCTTGGATCGATACTTTAAAGTTGTCTACCCACATCATAAAATAAACTCCATGTCCATCAAAGCTGCTGTGGTTACTGCCTGTGCTGTATGGCTTGTAGCTATATCAGTGACTGCCTTCATTCTCACTAAAGACCATACTGGAGGGATCATGTCCAAAGAAGCATACTGTGACAGCTTTATTGTGTGTCCTTCAGACTCTTGGTGGCATGATCTTCTTTTCATTATTGAGTTTTTCTTTCCTCTGTGCATCGTCCTGTTCTGTTCTTACAGCATTATCTGGAAGCTCAGAAAGAGAAACTTGGACAGAGACACAAAGATTGCAAAAGCTGTCAAATGTATCTCACTTGTTGGGGTGATGTTCTTTATATGCTTCCTACCAAGCGTGTCCTCCAGAATTGAAATCTTAAGACTCAGAGCATCCCTACAGGGAAATAGCTGTAGCATCTACAGAACTGTAGAAACTGCTTTCTTCATTACTTTATGTTTCACATACATGAACAGTGTTTGCAATCCTTTGATTTACTACTTCTCTAGTCCTTCAATGAGAGCTTTTTATTTGCAGATTCTATTAAAATTTAGAATGCACTCTAAATGTTCCTGTCCAAAATCACGTGTATGCTTCTAAGGACAAATAGACAGCTATGGTGGACCTATCCTAACACCAGTTAAACTGTTATGGATAGGGCATATGATCTAAGAAGGTCATTAcctcaaatttattttttattatgggaGAAAATGCTGATTGGATATAGATTGAAACCATAAAGAAAATGTAAACATATATTCAAGAATACATTATACAGTAGTGTCTTGTTTGTTACAGTGCATATTGCTACAGGTTTTctctgtatgtacatatatattgaGTCTTTgattttaaagcatatctaaacccaaaacaaaaatacatataatgtatatTTTGCAACTTACCAATACTTACATatggtggttgcattcattttctcgTCTTATGTTATTTTTTTCCTCTTACTATCacttggtgattcagccagtaacatGTTTCTTGTCCTAGTGGCTCCCCTCTTCATGTAGAAGCAGTGTAGCTATCACTTTTTAAGCAGTAACAgaaacagatttttttattttgggataatTTGCTGCTACGAATTCACAAAAATATTAAGCTGCGATATATATTCTTTgttttgggtttagaaacactttaaggatCTATAATTATATTTTAAATGGCTGGAATGACTTGTGGAGTGTTTCTACAAAATATGCAAGCGCAATTAgactgaaattcaaatcaaatATATAGTATTAATTAGCTGCtagataaaataatttaaaaaaaataggactGATGATTTTATTTAAAAGCAAATGGTCAGaatagaaatatgggagctgcAATGGTTGATTTGTCTTTGGGccattgacctggaacaagcatttgTATATCTGGTGGTTCACCTGGTGTGTTTATACTGGTACCTGGTCAGAAACTTTAAGCTGATAAGGaaaattgggggttatttactaaaggtaactccactttgcactacaagtgcaaagtgcacttgaaagtgcagtcgctgtagatctgagggggatatgcaaggaaaataaaaaacagcattttagcttgcatatgattggataataaaatcagcagagcttcccctcatttcagatctacccctcagatttacagccactgcacttccaagtgcactttcagtgcaatttcaagtgcactttccatttgtagtttgcacttgtagtgcaaagtggatttgcctttcgtaaatgacccccattgtctaAATACAGGAGTCATGTTTATTCTTACTTTATTACTGAATTTTGGTGTGCTTTgtttatttcttccagatctgtgcagtattcCATTGTAAAATTTTGCCTATGTGCAGGCGCCTCCTGTAATAAACACCAATCACTGATGTTCTCTACTTGTGCAGAGTGACTGATCTtgactccgccccctcctgtagttttctgtagtgggtggacctgctgggcccctcccacagctctgctcagtgATGATGGATGTTGCTGATAAGTTTGCAAAGTAATATCAGGGTTTGCAAAGGGATTTGGTGCACAGAAATTTGATTTATATTctctgtggctattgaggaatacatttaaccacttcagccccggaaggatttacccccttcctgaccaagccattttttgcgatacggcactgcatcgctttaactgacaattgtgcggtcgtgcgacattgtacccaaacaaaatttatgtcctttttttcccacaaatagagctttcttttggtggtatttgatcacctctgtggtttttattttttgcgctataaacaaaagaagagcgacaattttgaaaaaaaaaacaatattttttactttttgctataataaatgtcccaatttaaaaaaaaaaaaaatttcttcatcggtttaggccgatatatattcttctacatatttttggtaaaaaaaaaaaaaacgcaataagtgtatattgattggtttgcgcaaaagttatagcatctacaaaatagggtatagatttatggcatttttattattattttatttagtaatggcagctatctgtgatttttatcgggactgcgacattgcagcgaacagattggacacttttgacacatttttgggaccattgacatttatacagcgatcagtgctataaaaatgcactgattattgtataaatgtcactggcagggaaggtgttaacactagggggcgatcaaggggttaaatgtgttccctcactgtgtgttctaactgtgggggaaacaaatatacaaatataaatgtGGCGCTGGTACTGAAACAGATCCTATAGTACCAGGTGGCCAGTGGGCTGCTATGCAGCCTAAAAATAGTCTATTGATTCAGGGCCAGCCTTAGCAGGGAAGCAGAAGCGGTCTCCAAGATAtgcaagaaaaaacaaatgcaggcacctctgagttagactgtaaagtgtgtattaataaaaacacatagtaacttacatctaGGTAAACAAGGAAGGGTACATCTGTGGGTAAACGCTCTGTGGGGCATCCATCACACTGGTCAGTAGAAGGTATGCTGTCTCAGTTGTCTCAGCCGCTCTGTGGGCTCTCCCGGCCGGCAGAAAGATGGTATGATGGTGGGAGAGCTGGAGAAAAGCTTGGAACACTTCCTGGATCGCAGTGCTAGAGCTCTTCACTCACAGGCTTGATCTCACAGGCTTGACCTCACAGGCTTGATCCCAACATGTTTGTGGACTGGTGCACCCTGGTGGCGGGAGGAAtgtgcgctcctttttcaagctagtGAACTGATAGCTGGGGGCATTAGTAGTAGTccgcaatctcggaacacccaataagaggatagtatgcgaccggtgtaaactacgtggcatgttcactaatgccaggagcctggcggacaagatgcgTGAACTAgcgatactgttgtacgaggaggatttggattttgtgggaatttcagagacttggctcaacagctctcatgattggctggcaacccttcaaGGATATACCCTTTATTACAGGGATAGAgatggtaaaaaagggggaggggtatgcttgtatatgaagaataatgtacaagtgaatgtgagagatgacatcactaagacatcactaagggggctagggaggaggtggaatccttatgggtagagctccaaatggATGGAGCTAAGGGgagaataatactgggagtatgctataggccccctaacctgagggaggagggggggacctcctgtcaaaatttgaattagcagcaaagatgggaagtgttatcataaagggggattttaattatccagtcaTAGACTGGGCATTCGTCTAAggtttgccagttcctaaatgtcttgcaggacaattttatgggtcagatggtagacgcaccaactagaaataaagcgttactagatctactgattaacaacaatacagacctgatcacggatgtggaaatacggggcagtttaggaaacagcgatcacaggtcaattggcgtcagtataaatcacacaaataggaaacataagagaaatacaaagacactgactgaatttcaaaagagccaacttctctaaactacgaaccttgctagaagatatcaattgggataaaatcttaggaacaaagaacacagaggagagatgggttcgctttaagagcatattaaccacttaaggaccagcttcgttttggaatttaggtgtttacatgtgtaAAAcagaattttttgctagaaaattacttagaacctccaaacattatatattgtttttttctaacaccctagagaataaaatggcggtcattgcaatacttttttcacaccgtcttacaagcgcgcttttttggaaaaaattcacttttttaaataaaaaaataagacatcattaaagatatcccaatttttttttttatattgtgaaagataatgttacggcaagtaaattaatacccaacaagtcacgcttcaaaattgcgcccgctcgtggaatggcgtcaaacttttcccctcaaaaatctccataggcgacgtttaaaaaattctacaggttgcatgttttgcgatacagaggaggtctagggctagaattattgctctcactctaacgattgcggcgatacctcacatgtgtggtttgatgaCCGGGgttatgcgggcactactcatgtatgcgttcgctccagcgcgcgagctcgtcaggacgggggggttttaaattttttttttattcttattatttattttacatgattttatttatttttacactgttttaaaaaaaattgtgtcacttttattcctattacaaggaatgtaaacatccctagaaaaaagcatgacaggacctcttaaatatgagatctggggtcaaaaagacctcagatctcatatttacactaaaatgcaattaaaaaaaaaaaagtcatttaaaaaaaatgacatggaaaaaaatgtgcctttaagacgtatgggcggaaatgacgttttgacgtcgcttccgcccagcagtgtcatggagatgagtgggcaccaacctagcctcactcatctccaggcacagcaggcagacagacgcgatcgcctccgcctctaCCGACAGCTCCGGAtcgtggcggagggcaccggatcgcggaaGGAGGGGGGCCCTcgcgccaccaataaaagtgatcttgcggcgaatgcgccgcagagaccacttttatctgaaagccgaccaccgcacgaaaactgggatatcggggttatggcagctagctgctgccataacaacgatatccgccggcaaactttggacgtacatcggcgtgtggcggtcggcaagtggttaaataagggcattagcaagtgcatcccattgggtaagaAATTTAAGagagagaacaaaagtcctggatggcttaatgccaatgtaaaaatgcataagtaaaaaggagaaggccttcaaaaaatacatggttgagggatcatcatcagcattcaaactttataaagaatgcaacaagaaatgtgagGGTGCAATTAGAacacatatgccgcgtacacatgattggaatttccgacaacaaatgtttgatgggagcctgttgtcggaaattccgaccgtgtgtaggctccatcagacattttttttcggtattttcgacaacaaaaatttgagagctggttctcaaattttccgacaacaaaatccgttgtcagatattccgatcacgtgtacacaattccgacgcataaaattccacgcatgctcggaatcaagcagaagagaaatgaaacttaatttttctcggctcgtcgtacatgttgtacgtcaccgcgttcttgacgttcagaatttccgacaacatttgtgtgaccgtatgtgtgcaagacaagtttgagccaacatccgttggaaataaatctaggattttgttgtcagaatgtccgatcgtgtgtacgcggcattagatagaacacaaaaggcacatagtggaggagagcaaaaaaatcccaagaaattctttaagtatgtaaacagtaaaaaagggaggacagaccatattggccccataaagaatgaggaagtacATCTGGTTACAGGGTaaggggagatggcaaaggtattgattatttattcttctccttggtgttcacgagggaatcgaggggcttcagtaaccaaaactgcagtgtttatccccgtgacacatcacaggaagcaccctcatggctaacagaggacaaaattagacttgggaaacttaacattaataaataaggtctattggcatggaccatagggtgagtacatggattgaaaactggctacaagggcgagttcagagggtggtgataaatggggagtactcagaatggtcaggggtgggtagtggggtcccacagggttctgtgctgggaccaatcctatttaatttgttcataaatgacctggaggatggggtaataagtttaatctctgtatttgcggacgatactaagctaaacagggcaataacttctccgcaggatgtggaaaccttgcaagaagatctgaacaaattaatggggtgggcaactacatggcaaatgaggtttaatgtagaaaaatgtaaaataatacatttgggtggctaaaaaataaatgcaatctatacactagggggagaacttctgggtgaatctaggatggaaaaggacctgggggtcttagtagatgaaaggctcagtaatggcatgcagtgccaagctgctgctaacaaagcaaacagaatatttgcatgcattaaaaaagggattaactccaggaataaagtgataattctcccattctacaagactctggtcaggccgctcctagagtatgctgtcctgggcaccagtcctcaggaaggatgtactggaaattgagcgagtacaaagaaggccaacaaagctaggatctggaggacattagttatgaataaaggttgcaagcactgaacttattctctctggagaagagacgcttgagaggggatatgattttaatttataaatactgtagttgtgaccccacaatagggataaaactttttggctgaagggagtttaacaagacacgtggccactcattaaaatgagaagaaaagaggtttaaccttaaactacgtagagggttctttactgtaagagcggaaaggatgtggaattcccttccacaggcggtggtctcagcgggggtcatcgatagtttcaaaaaactgttagataagcacctgaacgatcacaacatacagggatatacaatgtaatactgacatataatcacacgttggacttgatggacttgtgtcttttttcaaccttacctattatgtaactatgtatgtaatcaCAGATTTTCTGAGGATTtagactgcctcaaatccttctgtctcttcatgtaatcccagacaggctcGATGATGTTGAAAACGAGCTCTGTTGGAGGCAAAACCGTCACATCCATGACTCCTTGTTCTTCTGtacactgaagatagtttttaatgatattggctgtatctttggtgttgttgtcctgctgcagaataaatttagagCCACTCACACTCTGATGATATGTATGGCATGATGGCtatgtatctgcctgtatttttcagcattgaggacCATAGGTCAGCCATGGAAACTTAATGCAGATGAAAGACATGTCATTCTTacttctgtcatataccagataagaccagaactgtgtggactgcaacagagtgaaccagacataaataggtgaaagtaagtttaataaggtaaatgcatatacatgtgaacacaccaccaatacagagtgaacaaaccaaacaaccaaacagtgataatacacaaccagcatatgtagcaaaagggagtaccagaatcgtagtcaagccagtccagggtcataaacaggagatcagtagctgggaagagaAACAAACagaacaagagaggatggatggatcacaggagggacgggtcaggtacaaggctcagggtccagggttcaggtaacagacaggaaacaggatcaacaggttccagaaatcaggcttcaggttcagactTCAGGTTTAGGTTCaagttcaggttcaggaatcaggatcagagtaacaggatgcaggtcagggctcaaggacaataccagggccacatgagtgtgcacttgccgggtatttatactgcagctgctaattaaggtcaggtgacacctgtctgcagaggggaatacctgctccatactgccaggattcctccgctggtggacgccagtactgcggcccaaaggtgacagaataccagcaggaaaaagctcttctgacagctccaaactgccatgagacacctgctggtggacctcagtactgcacgccaaatgatcgatattaccaacggaggagacctttcctgataACTTCTCTTGAACATAGGAAGATGTCCAgcggtgccatcagcacagaactggcagaaaccagtagcatccaggtacacccatctactgtctgcagaagcctggccagaagtggtcttcatgcaagaattgcagccaaaaagccataccttcaGCATGGAAATAAGGCTTAGtggctcaactatgcatgaaaacataggaaccagggtgcagaaaaatggtagcAGGTACTCTGGactgcaatcaagggaaagatgaatgcggccaagtacagggatatcctggacgaaaaccttctccggagtgctcaggacctcagactgggccgaaggtttaccttccaacaagacaatgaccctaagcacacagctaaaataacgaaggagtggcttcacaacaactccgtgactgttcttgaatggcccagccagagccctgacttaaacccaattgagcatctctggagagacctaaaaatggctgtccaccaacgtttaccatccaacctgacagaactggagaggatctgcaaggaggaatggcagaggatccccaaatccaggtgtgaaaaacttgttgcatctttcccaaaaagactcatggctgtattagatcaaaagggtgcttctactaaatactgagcaaagggtctgaatacttaggaccatgtgatatttccgtttttcttttttaatacatctgcaaaaatgaacaattctgtgtttttctgtcaatatggggtgctgtgtgtacattaatgaggaaaaaaaatgaacttaaatgattttagcaaatggctgcaatattattattattattattatattattattattatacaggatttatatagcgccgacagtttacacagcgctttacaacattagggcagacaatacaagtacaatacaattcaatacaggaggaatcagagggccctgctcgttagagcttacaatctaggagggagggtcaagttatacaaaagggtaatagctatgggggatgagctaatggagaaaatagtgcagttattagatggaggcaggataggtttctctgaagaggaaagttttcagggatcgcctaaaagtggataaatttggagacagtctgacagattggggta
This window of the Aquarana catesbeiana isolate 2022-GZ linkage group LG01, ASM4218655v1, whole genome shotgun sequence genome carries:
- the HCAR1 gene encoding hydroxycarboxylic acid receptor 1; the encoded protein is MVLDRLQSSHNQSNFTCCFFEDPVLSYLLPPILIIIFVLGSLFNGVALWAFCFHIKTWKSSTVYLFNLSVADFLLIICLPFRTDYYLKKKIWLYEDVPCRVMLFMFAMNRAGSIFFLTLVGLDRYFKVVYPHHKINSMSIKAAVVTACAVWLVAISVTAFILTKDHTGGIMSKEAYCDSFIVCPSDSWWHDLLFIIEFFFPLCIVLFCSYSIIWKLRKRNLDRDTKIAKAVKCISLVGVMFFICFLPSVSSRIEILRLRASLQGNSCSIYRTVETAFFITLCFTYMNSVCNPLIYYFSSPSMRAFYLQILLKFRMHSKCSCPKSRVCF